The following are encoded in a window of Castanea sativa cultivar Marrone di Chiusa Pesio chromosome 5, ASM4071231v1 genomic DNA:
- the LOC142635351 gene encoding uncharacterized protein LOC142635351: MELIETKGGPKRKCDGISENTCMGKKLRLLSSSAENNESYKLELSGLGNLWSVKALEKVINNEDLIIVFLMETKSNREWMNNIKDKCNMKHGLIVPSEGKSGGLALLWKEGVTVEVQTYSQSHVDALVDGGAGIGWWHLMRFYGNPDTAERSESWAKLKHLKGTSTLPWLTIGDFNEITGASEEGGSDRPRQQMKNFIEAINYCGLRDLGFIGPKFTWIYQCEDGMQIQERLDRAMATPRWINIFPKAKLFHLTSSVSDHSPLALQMVQKQRNKKARKTFRFEAMWLRYQRCEEVVKKAWEEGKLTSSGSMLGSCLEKCWARLEAWNKTEFAHVGRRVSEVQKRFEWVKLQPPSSKINQELKRTRVELNCWLDKEADMWRQQSRLNWLQSRDRNTSFFHAKASARHKKNSIEGIMDANEAWH, translated from the exons ATGGAATTAATAGAGACAAAAGGTGGCCCAAAGAGAAAATGTGATGGTATTTCTGAGAATACGTGCATGGGAAAGAAGCTGAG GCTGCTAAGCAGCTCCGCCGAGAACAATGAGTCTTATAAGTTGGAACTGTCGGGGCTTGGGAACCTCTGGTCAGTTAAAGCCTTGGAAAAGGTGATTAATAATGAAGATCTCATTATTGTCTTTCTCATGGAGACGAAGTCAAACAGAGAGTGGATGAACAATATCAAGGATAAATGTAATATGAAACATGGCTTGATTGTACCAAGTGAAGGCAAGAGTGGTGGGCTAGCTCTACTTTGGAAGGAAGGAGTAACTGTGGAGGTCCAGACTTACTCTCAATCTCATGTTGACGCTTTAGTGGATGGTGGAGCAGGTATAGGGTGGTGGCATCTCATGAGGTTTTATGGCAATCCAGATACAGCAGAACGATCGGAATCTTGGGCAAAACTTAAACACCTAAAAGGAACCTCAACACTACCATGGCTTACAATTGGTGATTTTAACGAAATTACGGGCGCTTCAGAGGAGGGGGGCAGTGATAGACCAAGGCAGCAGATGAAGAATTTTATTGAAGCCATTAACTACTGTGGTCTACGAGATTTGGGCTTCATTGGCCCAAAATTTACGTGGATCTACCAATGTGAGGATGGGATGCAGATTCAGGAGCGGTTGGACAGAGCAATGGCAACCCCGAGGTGGATTAATATCTTCCCTAAGGCCAAACTTTTTCATCTTACGTCCTCTGTTTCAGACCACTCGCCTTTGGCCCTTCAAATGGTGCAAAAACAGAGGAATAAAAAGGCCAGGAAAACTTTCAGATTTGAAGCGATGTGGTTGAGATACCAAAGGTGTGAAGAGGTGGTAAAGAAGGCATGGGAGGAGGGGAAGTTAACAAGCTCAGGTAGCATGCTAGGGAGTTGCTTAGAAAAGTGTTGGGCCAGATTGGAAGCATGGAATAAGACGGAGTTTGCGCACGTTGGAAGGAGGGTGTCCGAGGTGCAAAAAAGGTTTGAATGGGTTAAACTCCAACCTCCATCCTCGAAGATCAACCAAGAGCTGAAAAGAACTCGAGTTGAACTAAATTGCTGGCTGGACAAAGAGGCTGACATGTGGAGGCAACAGTCAAGGCTCAACTGGCTCCAATCAAGGGATAGAAACACAAGTTTTTTTCATGCAAAAGCTTCTGCTAGGCACAAGAAGAATTCCATAGAGGGTATCATGGATGCAAATGAGGCGTGGCATTAA